One stretch of Cohnella algarum DNA includes these proteins:
- the hisIE gene encoding bifunctional phosphoribosyl-AMP cyclohydrolase/phosphoribosyl-ATP diphosphatase HisIE, with product MNTTWIEEVRWNADGLVPAVVQDAVSKEVLMLAYMNEESLKLSLESGTTWFWSRSRGELWNKGATSGHTQQIASMHYDCDGDTLLVKVKQKGPACHTGAYSCFYRDAELGGAAAELGEADRFAPLSNLEATIARREAERPEGSYTTYLFEKGLDKILKKIGEETAEVIIGGKNNDRAEISSEAADLIFHLMVLLRQQGIPFDDVLKELEFRHRKPVKKN from the coding sequence ATGAATACGACGTGGATCGAAGAGGTTCGCTGGAACGCGGACGGCCTCGTGCCGGCCGTCGTGCAGGATGCGGTCAGCAAGGAAGTGCTGATGCTGGCCTACATGAACGAAGAGTCGCTCAAATTGTCGCTGGAAAGCGGCACGACATGGTTCTGGAGCCGCTCCCGCGGGGAGCTGTGGAACAAGGGCGCGACGAGCGGCCACACGCAGCAGATCGCGTCCATGCACTACGACTGCGACGGCGACACGCTGCTGGTCAAGGTGAAGCAGAAAGGACCGGCCTGCCATACGGGCGCCTACTCCTGCTTCTATCGCGACGCGGAGCTCGGCGGGGCCGCCGCGGAGCTTGGGGAAGCGGACCGCTTCGCCCCGCTGTCCAATCTGGAAGCGACGATCGCAAGGCGCGAAGCGGAACGCCCGGAAGGCTCGTATACGACCTATTTGTTCGAAAAAGGCCTCGACAAAATCCTCAAAAAAATCGGCGAGGAGACGGCGGAAGTCATCATCGGCGGCAAAAACAACGACCGCGCCGAAATCAGCAGCGAGGCGGCCGATTTGATTTTCCACTTGATGGTGCTGCTGCGCCAGCAGGGCATTCCTTTTGACGATGTCTTGAAGGAACTGGAATTCCGCCACCGCAAGCCGGTCAAGAAAAACTAG
- a CDS encoding ribose-phosphate diphosphokinase: MHSSKLRIFSGSSTPLLAENIANQLGLPLGKIKLSRFKSGEIYVHFEETIRNCDVFLVQSLSHPINEFFVELLVMIDAAKRASARTINVVLPYYGYARQERKAAPREPISAKMVADVLTTVGANRVVTIDLHAAAIQGFFNIPVDHLTALDLISDYLKAKSIRSPVVVSPDAGRASTAEKLANQLDSPFAIMIKKRPAHNESVITHVIGDVEGQTPIIIEDLIDTGTTIVNVVESLKERGAEDVFVCATHPLFSGDALRKLDHPNIREVVVTDSIQLPLDRPSRFKVLSVAPMLADAIRIIMEGGSISTLFKDAGV, from the coding sequence ATGCACAGCAGTAAGCTTCGCATTTTTTCGGGGTCGTCGACTCCGCTGTTAGCCGAGAATATCGCCAATCAGCTTGGGCTGCCGCTCGGAAAGATCAAGCTGTCCCGCTTCAAGAGCGGCGAGATTTACGTTCATTTCGAGGAAACGATCCGCAACTGCGACGTTTTTCTCGTACAGTCGCTGTCTCATCCGATCAATGAATTTTTTGTCGAACTGCTGGTCATGATCGACGCGGCCAAACGGGCCTCCGCCCGGACGATCAATGTCGTGCTGCCGTATTACGGGTATGCCCGCCAGGAGCGCAAGGCGGCCCCGCGCGAGCCGATTTCCGCCAAGATGGTGGCCGACGTGCTGACGACGGTCGGCGCGAACCGGGTCGTGACGATCGACCTTCACGCCGCCGCGATTCAGGGCTTCTTCAACATCCCGGTCGACCATTTGACCGCCCTGGACCTCATCAGCGACTACCTCAAGGCAAAAAGCATCCGCAGCCCCGTCGTCGTGTCTCCGGACGCCGGACGCGCATCGACCGCGGAGAAGCTGGCGAACCAGCTCGACTCGCCGTTCGCGATCATGATTAAGAAACGCCCCGCCCACAACGAATCGGTCATTACGCACGTTATCGGGGATGTCGAAGGACAGACGCCGATTATTATCGAAGACTTGATCGACACGGGCACGACGATCGTCAACGTCGTCGAAAGCCTCAAGGAACGCGGCGCCGAGGACGTGTTCGTCTGCGCGACGCACCCGCTGTTCTCCGGCGACGCGCTCCGGAAGCTGGACCACCCGAATATCCGGGAGGTCGTCGTCACCGACTCCATCCAGCTGCCGCTGGACCGGCCGAGCCGGTTCAAGGTGCTGTCCGTCGCGCCGATGCTGGCCGATGCGATCCGCATTATCATGGAGGGCGGCTCGATCAGCACGCTCTTCAAGGATGCGGGCGTATGA